AAGTCTAAAGAAAACCAAACTGTTTTTTACAGATCGTATTTCTgtacaatttttatctgtaacaGATTATGTAAGAAAAAGAATCGAGTTTACGTATTgccgaaaacattttaaaaatgtaaatgttcAGCCATAAGATAATAAAAGTATCGCTAACGATTTAGCCAAATGAAAGGTAATCCTGACTTTAGGCAAATTCGATATAATTTATATTTCCTTATGACTATATTCAAAGCTGAAAAACAAATTCTCACTCATTTTAtgtgtgataaaaaataaatcccgaaaggtttttttaatgactttaagATGCAGTAACGAACTTAACCTTTATTTAGATGttatttaaaatcttattaagtatTATGTAGTTTGAACACGATAaatcgaaataaaatatttatgttagctttaaaacataaatctaaattatttaaatgttgaACATTCGTAGATATTTATCCATTTCGgagtaaatttcttttttttttaattaatgaagagtgttaaatcccttgcatatattaaagtagagggcgcgttggcagtgtgcgtcaagtaggtgcgcacacgtgcccctatgtcataaaaattgattttgattatttttgccagGTTAGTTGTTAGTTAGTTTTTGTTGGTTGTTGTCAGTTGTATTTTCTGTTAATGGTTAGGGCGGTACTTTCAGTTTCTTTAGTTCAttgtatgattttatatttacacgtttttaataaatgtattgtatTGTTCGAAATGAGTTTATTGCCTATTGAAATACAGTCCACATAACCTACACAAGAGCATCGTACAGTTTGGTCCGTGGGACCAGGATTGAATTGCGTTAAAACTGAATTGCGTTTCAGTTGTGAActgcttttgaaatttgaaagaaattggaaatttgcAATGACGGAACCTGCAACGAAAGTTTCTGATTTAACAATACTGAATAGAAAACGAGGAGCTATCAAAGGCCAAATTACTAGGATTGAAAATTGTGTCAATGCTGAAACTCCGCCCGATTCGCAAGCGTTAGAATTGAAATTGTCTTCATTGAACAACTTGAAGGAAAAGATAAATTCCTTacgaaatgaaagtttttgtagTCTTCCAAATGACAAAGACGTGGAAGATTTTGAAGGAACCTTAACAGAGCTAGAGGATTATCTAGAAGAAACTGAAGTAAGTATCTTCAATTTGTTAAAGATTCAAAATACTTCAAGTAGTAAAGCTGAAAAAGTTAATAGCGAATCAATCGCGAATGCTAAAATCAAGTTACCAAGTATTTCATTACTGCATTTTTCGGGGAAATACACCGAATGGTTAACATTTAAGTcgcaatttattactttaattgataGTAATAAACAACTGTCGGATTcccaaaaactgttttatttgcaGTCGGCGTTGACAGGAGCGGCGAAACAACTGCAAAATATTGATGATTCATATTCTTCTCTGTTTGAAGCATTAAAGAAtagatatgaaaataaaatattgattgttCAAAgtcatatatctgaaatattaaatgcaaacaaattaaAGTGAAAATCCTAAGGATTTGCGTTATTTAACGGATAATTTGCTTAATAATTTAAGAGCTTTAAAACACTTAGATTTGAATATGAATGCTCTATCAGAAGCAATTTTAATGAATGTTATGCTGCAGTGGCTTGATGAAGAATCAAGAAAGGTATTTGAAATGTCTTTGGATTGTAATGATCTGCCAAATTGGGAAAAATTCATTGAGTTTTTATTGACACGTATTCAAGCGCTAGAGAATGTTCAACGTAGTGTTCCCGttgcaaaatttaaacaagaatgtatacctaaacaaaaaagtttcgtgttgcaaaataacAATGTTTGTCCTGTATGTAATGAGAATCATTTAACTTATAAatgtaagaaatttctagatttaCCTGTTCAAGAAAGATTAAATTTAGTTCGTAAATTGCAATTATGCTTTAATTGTTTAAGTAAACATAGAAGGTCAGAATGTTCTAGGTTAGATTATAAATGCCGAATTTGTTCGAATTCTCACCATTCTATGCTTCACGGAGCTAATTTCGCAAAAGtagattttgataaaagtaaGAATCCCAAAACGTTTGTGAATAATTCCCGACATAACGTAAATTCGCGTTCAGAGCAATTTAGTACAGTAAAGGCATTAGAATCCGAGGAACAGGTTtcgaatgaagaaaataaaatcggtGCATGCGGGAATAGTAGTCGGGATTCGCAGAATTGTTTTACTCAATGGGGAAGTCAGTCAAATGTTCTGTTGTCGACTGCAGTTATTTATGCGAAAACTGCAGACGATTCCTTTTTGCCCTTTCTTACAATTTTAGACACAGGATCTGAAATTTGTGCCTGCACACAGGAAGTTGTAGACTTGTTAAAACTAAAGGGTCAGTCGGTTAACTTTTTGATTACGGGATTGAATGGAGCGGGTTTAAAggttaaaaaagaattaaatgtggttatttcaaaaaaatgtaagaGCTTTCAGAAAACTATTAAAATGCTGGTAATACCCAAAATTACGGATTTGACCCAATCTAAATATCTTGATATTTCCAACCTTAAACTTCCACAGCATTTAACGTATGCTAATCCTAACTTTTTCAAACCACAGCGTGAACAAGTTCTGTTGGGTGGCAATGCATTTTATGAGTTATTGCGAACAGGACAAATTAAAGTGAAAGACAGTTCAGTAATTTTGCAAAATTCAGTATTCGGCTGGATTGCTACGGGGACACTTAACAATAGGGAAAACAGCAATTTTAAATGTTACGTAGGAGAGGATAAAACTGAAgcagctttaaaacaattttggacTCTTGAATCTTTCGGCATTAAAGATGATTCAAAACGCTCAGATGAAGACGCCGCTTTAGAAGCTTTTAACAAAACGGTACGCTATAACCACGAACGATATGAAGTTAGTTTTCCTTGGAACAAAAATTGGAAGGAATTAAATGACAATTTTGAGGTAGCAGAAAGGCGGTTTCAAGGTTTagtcaaaaaaatgaaacgcGATAAGACTTTGTATATTCAATacagtgaaattttgaaagaatatttagCGAACGGAATAATTGAAGAAGTCAATGATCCTGAAAAACGTATTGATAGACCTGTTTTTTTATCTTCCTCACCATGCAGTATTCAAGCAAAAAAGTGTTTATACTAAATGTAGGATAGTTTATAATGCTAGTTCAAACGACGTTGGACAACTGTCACTAAATGACTGTCTTTGGTCTGGTATAAATTTGAACCCGCATATTTTTCAACTGTTGATTTACTTTAGAATTAACAAGATTGCTATGTTATCGGATATAGAGCGTGCGTTTTTGCAAATATCGCTAAATGAATTTGATAGAGATGTGGTtagattattttttgttaaacatGATCCTAATAAGAATGACAATGTAGAAGTAGTAGTTTATCGTTTCTTATGTCTGACATTCGGAAAAATGTGAGCCCATTTTTGTTGTCTGCAACCATTAAAGAACACATCAAAAAGTACGAAGAAGCCTATCCCGTTACTACTGAAGTACTCAATACCTGTTTTTACGTTGATGACCTTGTTACTGGTGCAGAGAATataaatgatgctttaaaaatttctattgaaGCAAATAACATAATGAAAAAAGTTAGTATGAATCTACGCAAATGGATTTTGAATGATGAAGTGTTAATGAAAATGTGGGAAGAACGAGAATTTAATATATTACCGGGTGATTTCTCAAATAACTGTAACGAACCATGTAAGGTTCTCGGACTGCCGTGGGACATTAAGGAAGATACTTTCGCTATAGAAGTAAAGGATTTGCTTGAATTTATCAAGACCGGAAAGAATGCAAAACGATTTGTACTGCAAGTAGCTGGTAGAATATTCTATCCTCTAGGATTTGTGACACCATACACCATCAGAATTAAGTGCCTGTTTCAAGAATTAtggattcgaaaaatttcctgggacgcTGAGCTGCcagatgacattttaaaaatctggaaTCACTGGTGCTTTGAACTTCCTACATTGTTAAAACTCCAAATTCCCAGAAACGTCCTTGATTGTGCAGAACTTTCAAGTTGTGACATAGAACTGCATACCTTTTCGGACGCCAGTCCTAAAGCTTACGGTGCCGTCGTGTTTTTACTGATAAGATCTGATGACAAAGTAATTGTGAACTTTCTTACATATAAAAGCCGTGTGGCTCCGTTAAAAAAGATTACTCTTCCAAGAATGGAGTTGCTAGGAGCTTTACTTGCTGCTAGATTAGCAAATGAAGTTGCAAATGTGTTGAAGCGGAAAATATCCCCTCCTATATACTTTTGGACAGATTCTCAAATAGCACTATACTGGATTAGTGGTTCAGCTTTGAAGTGGAAAACCTTCGTCTGCAACCGTGTGAAGGAAATTCAGGAACTTAGACCCCGATAAATGGTTCTTTTGCGTAAGTCGTGACAACTCATCTGATGCTTTGACGAGAGGTATCAGTATCGATCAGCTGTTAGAAAACACAGCTTGGTGGTATGGCCCTACATTTCTGAAATCCGTGAACATTTATTCTACTGATCATCTTTCAGTGGTTCCCGAAGAGGGAGCAATCAATAAAGAACTGAAACCGAACTTAAAAACTGAACCAAATGAACATTTAATGAACTTGATTGCGAgaaatgaaaattctgtttttgattgCATACTTAATAAGTCAAATAATTATATGAAACTTATTCGTATTGTAAGTTTTCTTTTATAGGTttatttataattgtaaaaatccAAAGTCCAAGAAAATAGGTCCTTTGTCTATTGATGAATCTGCTAATGTAGAAAATTGGTTAATACGTTCTCTCCAGGAAGGTGAGTTTTCTGATGAGTTTAAAAGGTTAACAAATGGTAAAAAAGTTCACAGCAGAAGTAAGCTTTCCTCTTTAAATGggtttttggataaaaataaagtaatgagaGTAGGGGGGAGACTTTCCCATGCAGATTTATCTTATGCAACCAAACATCCTATGGTTTTACCTGCAAAACATCCTTTAACaagtataattttaagaaatgttcatcttaaataTCTTCACGTAGGTCCCCAAGCTCTTTTACATCAAGTTAGACAAAAATTTTCGCCGCTAAATGGCAGGAATAGCTGTAGGAAAATTGTTCGTAACTGTGTGATCTGTTTCAAAAACAGACCTGTTACTGTTAGTCAAATCATGGCTGAATTGCCTAAAGACCGGGTAAATCCTAGTTATCCCTTTTTTGTCACTGGGATAGATTTTTGTGGTCCtttctttataaaatttaaaaatcaaaggaaGGGTGTATTAAATAAAGTGTGTGTAGTTTATATTTGTCTCAGTACTAAAGCAATACGTTGGGGCTAATGTCGAAATCAAGCGATTGCAAAAAATGGTTAGAATTCCTGatgaaattttgtcaaattattttctaaCAGAAGGTATTCAGTGGAATTTCATTCCTCCTAGATCGCCCAATTTTGGTGGCATTTGGAAGGCCGGGGTGAAATCGTTCAAATTCCATTTAAAAAGAGTGACTGGCAGTCAACATttaactttagaagaatttattACTATTTTGTCAGAAATCGAAGGTGTTTTAAATTCCCGGCCTCTCATACCAATGTCAACAGAAAtggacaattttgaaatattaacaccAGGTCACTTTCTTATTGGCAGACCTATCACTAACCTTAGTGAACCACAATTGATTGATGTTAAGGAAAACACACTTTCTAAGTGGCAAAGGATTACCAAATTTAGTCAACGAATTTGGAAGTTATGGAAAAGAGATTACTTAACCCATTTACAACAGAGAAATAAATGGAGATTTAGCAAAAATGATGTTAAAACAGTGACTCTTTTTCTCATTCGAGAAGAAAACTTGCCATCGACAAAATGGTGTGTTGGCAGAATTATTGAAACGAACATTGGTCGTGATAATAGAGTTCGAGTAATAAAATTATGTTTGCCAAGTGGAAGCGCACTAATAAGAAATGTTAGAGATGTTTGCATTCTTCCAGTTGAAgaaactgtttaatttttatatatagctTTGGAACTAGGATGTTTACTATTTTTGTGCTTGAATAAGTAATGTATTATTTGTTCTGTTATTTTGAACTTGATTTGTTTTGAATGTTATATTGAAATAGTAATTTCAATCGCGGTGGGAGTGTTAAATCCCTTGCATATATTAAAGTAGAGGGCGCGTTGGCAGTGTGCGTCAAGTAGGTGCGCACACGTGCCCCTAtgtcataaaaactgattttgattatttttgccagGTTAGCTGTTAGTTAGTTTTTGTTGGTTGTTGTCAGTTGTATTTTCTGTTAATGGTTAGGGCGgtattttcagtttctttagttcattgtatgattttatatttacacgtttttaataaatgtattgtatTGTTCGAAATGAGTTTATTGCCTATTGAAATACAATCCACATAACCTACACAAGAGCATCGTACAAAGAGACTCAAGTTTAAGACATAAAAAAATGTCGTAAAATAtgatgtttttatatattttttatttttttagtggttggtaaacttaaaaaaaatacctcatcaaaaattacttttcgtCGTCCCTCTctctatatttctttttcaacgacataattaaaaataagattttcagaCAACTTAAATACCATAAATAACGATATTTTAacaaacatagattttttttttattcttcagaaaaagTAATCagcatattttaactttaaactcACGTTACGTGACtcaaatataattattttgtatGTTAAAACGTAGTTTATTACTTCCCACTTCATACGCGTAACATTCAAACATTCCTAAGTTGTCAAAGATAAgccaaagttaaattttaaaaggaaaatcttAACTAGAAACCAGACAAACagttaaataataacaaaagtttAAGTACGTAGTAATCGAAAGAGAATACAGGATAATaggttttgaagcaaaatcttgTTTTCCCTCCTGCTTTAGTTATCgagaaaaaatgttctgaaagtCTGCCGAATTTTTAAGTGAAGCGCCAAATTTAAGGACTTGGCGGGATACTCCAAACATTGTTTGGTTTCATCGTCTGCATGCATGACATTCATTTgcaaaatgagtgaaaaatgtCTTTCACTACTCCTTGCAacttgccaaatttggcaattttttttatattgtcgACAGACTTTAATACCTCCTATTTCGGTAATGGGGACACAAGGGAAAATAGTTTTAGCATCCAGAAACATGCTTTATAATGCACCCTAAATTGCtaatcatttaaacttttttctttgttacATTATTGCATAGTTTCTGGGTAAgaataaaaataggaaaacatttACTTTCTGTTCTCGTTGtataagaattaatttttctacCATGATATGCATAGCCATCTATAGGTCAAACCTGAAaacaataaaactattaaaaaattctgttctaaaagcaataatttatatACTTTACTTTATACAAAACAAATAGCTTCCCTTATCTAAAGAAGCGTTCGACTGTCATTCATCCCTAAAgacattttacagaaaaaatagaaACGTTTCCTGTTCAAAGAGCAATAATTTGTGTTTAgccaatgaattaaaaaatcgcccgtcaagatatgacaggtgaaaattgcttctacatttgaacgaagcaattatctgtttggtgatgttttgatagttgaaattttaatcttaagtccagtggatttaccctaaactccactagatagtgttcattgttgacccctttttcgtttcttcattctccttaaatgacacagtcttaccagtaaaacagttaagttaccggatccagttcagctttgtcaaaataaagcactgCACACCaagcattgccaaaaaatattgtcagaatataaataactcttttaattttttggtgCTTCAATAATGAAATAATGTCGTCACGAATGCGATAgcatgagtttcattgttggtgaagTCAGAACGTTACTCGACcggtgattttggctattatatattcGAGGATTAGAGAAAAAAAGCTAAACTTTATGTAAAGGACTGTTCATTAACTTTGTACTAATTATAAGTGTGCCTAAACTTTTACGGATCGTTTTAGCATatccctttaaaattttcatttaatttcaaatttaaaacattgaattctaccCCCTAAGCCCAGAAAAAACTCAAACTTCATTATCGCTAGGCCGTAAATAAAGCAATTTGGAACTCGCCcctatgaaattttattttatgcgatGTTATTCACCTCAAAATTGGTGGCTTTCAGGAAGTTAAACGACGTTCTTTTCGGGCAAGCGGAAATTGGTGTCTCGGTGCCTCAGGCGGCAAGATTCAtgtcaaaaatgcagttttgtatCTGGTACACGCGATATAGAAAATTCTACTAGAAAACACTGAAGAAAGCGCGTAAAGTTTTCTATAGTTTTGGGTACTTTCAGGGTTCTAGATTGAAAATAATACTTAATTTCGAAGTTTCGTTCTGGCTTATTATTTACAGAagtgaaatattttgaagttaaacACAGTTGAAATGCATAGGTATCTTTAAAATACTATCTTACTTTACTATTCAacattttctatttgaaaaaCCGTAACTGGACACTTGTAACTGGACAAAAATAGCGTAAAAGGTTGcttgcttaaaatgtttaaaaaaaaagaaaagaaaaaaaaaactcatccaCGAAATAGCAAATAGAAAATTcatcttttttgttatttcacaAATTGGAgatttcattttttgagcaatcacgattgcttattgcttttatttgactgttttgatgtgctatgattttttttcccgccagcaccctctgcagcatcaccgtcgaccggctcctcacgatgctgctcctatagcgaaagccatctccaggttgcgtcaatatcgtacacttacacgcatacatacacgcacgtacaaacacacacatacatacaccaacacacatacacaaacaaacacatacacacatacatacacctacacacatacacaaacacacacacatgcatacatacacctacacacatacacaaacacacacacacacacatacacacacacacgcatacatacagacacttacacatacgcacacacctacatacaactacccacacactcatgcccgcacacagacacaaaaacatatgcctacgcacacatacacattccccccccctaccacaaacactcatacgcacaactacccacacaatcatacctgcacacagacacaaacacacacgcctacatacacacacacacgcgtgattgcgaaaaacataatttgaattccagatgtcaaaattcaaattattattttttttgttcgtttttgtAAAAGACGTTTAAAGCAAAACTCGGGGAGATTTTACACAATGAACAAAACTATTAATGTActaatgttttgaaaaacataCCCTACGTATGGAGCGGAGAAATGACTTTTGCTTTTTTCATGTTATAACCGATATgtagtttaaaacaagttttttttagtaaatacagaaaaataCATAAGTGTTTAAATGGGTACCACAGTGTGATAGTTCTTGCACtcttttaaggggtcacagtacctttcaaacattttttaaatttaagtaaattttatattttttgaaaccataacatgcatgtttcgtaatcaataatttattttcaaaattaaaaaatcttgcctcctttttttaaaaatttgaaaaattgaggaaaatttcaattttttaaaacttctaaggcttttttatttttgcactaatttaaaaaaaaaaagttttttgctaaacgatcactataatcatctctaaaaatctgtgcattcatttgcttatgagtttattagaaagttttctgtgattaattatgtaaaaaatcgaagttttttttattttttaatttgtttttttagggtttaacatgctctaaacatttgagtaatatataaaatgcttatccaatgcacagttttgtcaaatatgttatcccaattgcaaaaagtattactttaaagctgtatctttaatagaaaaaaatccttagggattctaatgacatgaaaacacaaaaaaacaatcatcgagaaaaagcaatttataggttttcttttacataagatcacatagcgagcatggcctaaaaccactcataactttttaaatatttgaactaaagcaatgaaacttttcccctgtgttcagaatagtttttagttttcaaataagcaataacatttttttttttgatcgtttcatcatttttgaggtactgttaACCCTTAAAAATTATACtacattttcatttcatttatcaataattaaatctGAATTAcgcattaattttccttttttatcagATAAAATGTCTAGTAAACTCATTTAATTTACTCACTGAACTGTCAAAATTATCTCCTGGGAAACTATCTGCGTTGTTTGATTGGATAATCGTTTCTCGCAAGAACTGCGTCACGCaacattccaaaagaaaaaaaatcaaattacctCCGTTTTATTCTTCAGCATCTATTGTTTCTGTGGCAGATAAAACATTCGAATacattagaacaaaaaaataGAACGTAAAAAGCGATATGTTCCTTACGATCTcattaagttcaaaattaatgtGTTACTTTTGCGAGAATGTAAAACAAATCCTCGTTTACAAAACGAAAGAAATATGAGAATGGCTTGGCCGAATAGGGTGATTCGTTTTACACTTCCTTCTTTTTCCATTGGAATtagttttactgatttttttcccctatgatcaaatttgtattttatattcattttcttGCGCATGAAATACAGTTAGTTATCTATTATTTTCcattgtttgttttatgaaataaAGGGGAAGAATACgcaattttgttttgctttttaagaTACAAAATTACGTAGGTCGAGAGATTATATGTAATCTGCAAAGTTTtgttcatttaatgaattttccCGACGTTCTTAATCATTTTAGTTTAAaccgt
This window of the Uloborus diversus isolate 005 chromosome 4, Udiv.v.3.1, whole genome shotgun sequence genome carries:
- the LOC129221026 gene encoding uncharacterized protein LOC129221026, whose amino-acid sequence is MVRIPDEILSNYFLTEGIQWNFIPPRSPNFGGIWKAGVKSFKFHLKRVTGSQHLTLEEFITILSEIEGVLNSRPLIPMSTEMDNFEILTPGHFLIGRPITNLSEPQLIDVKENTLSKWQRITKFSQRIWKLWKRDYLTHLQQRNKWRFSKNDVKTVTLFLIREENLPSTKWCVGRIIETNIGRDNRVRVIKLCLPSGSALIRNVRDVCILPVEETV